The Candida dubliniensis CD36 chromosome 2, complete sequence genome contains a region encoding:
- a CDS encoding cytochrome c oxidase polypeptide VI, mitochondrial precursor, putative (spliced gene;~Similar to S. cerevisiae COX6), whose amino-acid sequence MFSATVRSALRSRLSAQVPRTSNALRAVTISKPLTSQIRSYSSNHHEETFEEFTARFEKEFENAYDLFEVQRILNNCFAYDLVPAPAVIEKALQACRRVNDYPTAVRTFEALKFKVETPEQYQAYLEELKDIRKELGIDLKEDLYAEDKI is encoded by the exons ATGTTTTCCGCTACTGTCCGTTCTGCTTTGAGATCAAGATTATCTGCTCAAGTTCCAAGAACTTCTAATGCTTTAAGAGCTGTCACCATCTCCAAACCATTGACTTCACAAATCAGATCTTATTCTTCAAACCATCATGAAGAAACTTTTGAAGAATTCACTGCTA gatttgaaaaagaatttgaaaatgctTACGATTTATTCGAAGTTCAAAGAATTTTAAACAACTGTTTTGCTTATGATTTGGTCCCAGCCCCAGCTGTAATTGAAAAAGCTTTACAAGCATGCAGAAGAGTTAACGATTATCCAACTGCCGTTAGAACTTTTGAAGCTTTGAAATTCAAAGTTGAAACCCCAGAACAATACCAAGCTTATTTGGAGGAATTAAAGGATATTAGAAAAGAATTaggtattgatttgaaagaagaTTTATATGCTGAAGATAAAATCTAA
- a CDS encoding hypothetical membrane protein, conserved (3 probable transmembrane helices predicted by TMHMM2.0 at aa 3-25, 35-57 and 235-257), whose amino-acid sequence MRGIILLSFILTSCLAADAVPAAAAAPADDAAGVAAAAGAGAVTTTTPAGAAAAAAATTATTAKTNTATTTNAAAAAADTLATKGTTTGTVKTTGVTTGTAKTTAATAVTADTAVAANPATMNPSELSVYSLTVTMNQAQLQNFLATHTGAAAAAATTSATGTSAASGASLDDSTTAAAAAGGDSNGAATIDDTTKGLTFVTSRTLKPSSSATSQASAQASGSGSNAGQANSAGVYSTSSILVFISICISFIGGSLGI is encoded by the coding sequence ATGAGGGGTATCATTTTATTGAGTTTTATCCTCACATCTTGTTTAGCGGCAGATGCTGTCcctgctgctgctgccgCGCCCGCTGATGATGCTGCCGGTGTcgctgctgctgctggtgctggtgcAGTTACAACTACCACTCCAGCTGGcgctgctgctgctgctgctgcaaCCACTGCAACCACAGCTAAAACAAACACTGCAACCACTACCAAcgctgctgctgctgctgctgatACATTGGCTACTAAAGGCACTACTACAGGTACAGTGAAGACAACTGGAGTCACTACAGGTACAGCTAAAACCACTGCAGCAACTGCTGTTACTGCAGACACTGCTGTAGCAGCAAATCCTGCTACTATGAATCCATCTGAGTTGTCTGTATATTCATTGACAGTTACCATGAACCAAGCACAATTACAAAACTTTTTAGCCACCCACACTggtgctgctgctgctgctgctacTACGAGTGCTACCGGTACATCTGCAGCATCTGGTGCAAGCTTAGACGACTCCACAAcagctgctgctgctgctggcGGTGATAGTAATGGAGCTGCTACTATTGATGATACCACTAAAGGTCTTACATTTGTCACATCTAGAACGTTGAAACCAAGTAGTAGTGCAACCTCGCAAGCTTCTGCTCAAGCACTGGGTTCTGGTTCTAATGCTGGTCAAGCTAATTCAGCTGGTGTATATTCAACAAGCTCTATTCTTGTATTCATTTCTATTTGCATAAGTTTTATTGGAGGTTCATTGGGTATATAA